GTCACTCTTATCCTGAGGAGGAATACGTTTATGACATTAACAGCATCAACGAACGTTATGAAAAAATTATCAAGTAAAAACATCGTTTCACCGAAAGGCTTTAAAGCAGCAGGTATCCATTGCGGATTAAAGCATAAGAAAAAAGATTTAGCTATTTTAGTTAGTGACGTACCAGCAAGTGTAGCGGGCGTATTTACAACAAATGCAGTTCAAGCAGCACCGTTAAAAGTAACGAAAGAAGTTGTCTACACAACAAAAAAAATACAAGCAATGATTGTAAACTCCGGTAATGCGAATGCATGTACTGGCAAGCAAGGTGTGAAAGATGCGCAAACAATGCAAGCTTTAGCAGCTGAAAAGTTAGGGATTACTGCAAATTTAGTTGGTGTTTGCTCAACAGGTGTAATCGGAGAAATTATGAATATGGAGCCGGTTACTAGCGGGATATCCCAATTAGAGCCGAAGGATAGCTTAGAGAGTGCAATCGATTTTGCGCAAGCAATTTTAACAACTGATACGGTTATGAAAAATACGAGCTATAGCACAATTATTGATGGTAAAGAAATTATTATTGCTGGTGTAGCAAAGGGATCAGGAATGATTGAACCTAATATGGCGACAATGCTAGGTTTTATTACGACAGATGCGAATATTGAATCGGATGTATTGCAAGAGGCGTTATCGGAAATTACAAACTTAACGTTTAATGCGATTACGGTAGATGGAGATACTTCGACAAACGATACGGTAGTGGTGATGGCAAATGGTGTAGCCGGCAATGAACTTTTAACATCTACGCATCCTGATTGGCATAACTTTTACTATACATTAAAAACTGTAGCAGAAGATTTAGCGAAAATGATTGCGAAAGATGGCGAAGGTGCAACGAAACTAATTGAGGTTGAAGTAGAAGGCGCCGTTTCAGATGATGAAGCACGTAAAATTGCGAAAACAGTTGTTGGTTCGCCACTTGTAAAAACAGCTGTATTTGGCTGCGATGCGAACTGGGGACGAATTATTGCAGCGGTTGGTTATAGTGGCGCAACAGTTGATTCTGATAAAATTACAATTCAAATTGGTGGCGCAACAATGGTCGAAAATGGTGAACCGATTGCATTTTCTGAAGATGAGTTAATTCAAATTTTAAAAATGCATGAAGTAAAAATCTTTGTGTCACTTGGCATAGGCGAAGGCAAGGGGCATGCTTGGGGATGTGACTTAACGTATGACTACGTTCAAATCAATGCATCTTACCGCTCGTAAACGTATGGTTATTAAGCTCGGCGGCAGCACGCTTGAAGGCTTAAACGAGGCATTTTTTGAGAATTTTAAAAAACTACAAGATAGCGGAGTAGAACTGATTATTACGCATGGCGGGGGCCCTGCTATTAATCGCGAGCTTGCTGCAAGAAATATTGAATCACATGCATTAAATGGCATACGTGTAACAAGCGCGGCAGCTATTGACATTGTTCAGTCTACATTAATAGGGAATGTTAATCCTTCATTAGTACATGAGTTAACAACAGCAGGAATTGCAGCAGTCGGGCTTAATGGCTTTGATGGTCAATTACTTGTAGCGGACTTTTTAGACAAGGAAACTTACGGCTTCGTAGGTGAGGTGCAATCAGTCAATACATCGTTGTTAGAAGCATTAATTACAGCTGGAATTGTCCCAGTAATAGCGTGTGTTGGGGCTAATCACACTGGGCAAGCGCTGAATATTAACGGAGATACAGTAGCGAGTGAAGTAGCGCTTGCTATTGGGGCAGAAAGTTTACTGCTTGTGACGGATGTTTCGGGTATCCGTATTCAAGATGAATATCAAACAGAAGTAACGCCGCCGTTAATAGCACAGTGGATAGAGGAAGGGCATATTTATGGTGGAATGATTCCCAAAGTACAAGGGGCCATCGAGTGTCTAAATGCAGGCATTCCATCCGTGCAAATTGTTGGAGACACATTAGTCGGCACAACGATTTTGCCGTAATGTAGTTATGTAATAAGTGGACGCCGTGCTGTGAAGGTGGTGTCCATTAAAAATGAAGTTCAGGAGCTGATAATATGAGCGCTTTATTTGGAAACTATGGCAAACGTCGTGCCCAAATCGTTAAAGGGCAAGGAACTGTTGTTCAAGATAGTGATGGCAAAAAGTATTTAGACTTCACAAGTGGTATTGCCGTTGTTAGTCTTGGGCATGCGCACCCTGCTATCGTAAAGGCTATTCAAGAACAAAGTGAAACGCTTTGGCATATGTCGAATTTATTTGATATACCTGGGCAAGAGAAGGTAGCCCAAAAATTAGTTGCTAATACACATTTTACGTATGCCTTTTTCTGTAATAGTGGTGCGGAAGCTAATGAAGCGGCAATTAAGCTCGCTCGTAAGCATACAGGGAAACATCATATTATTACATTTGAAAAATCATTTCATGGTCGAACGTTTGGAGCAATGTCAGCAACTGGTCAAGGCAAGGTACATAACGGGTTCGGACCACTTGTTGATAAATTTACAATACTCCCATTCAATGACGTAAAGGTCCTTGAAGCAACGATAGACGATTCAGTTGCAGCCATTATGCTGGAAATGATTCAAGGTGAGGGCGGTGTTAATAGTGTATCGCCTGAATTTGCAGCAGCAATTGCAAAAATTTGTGAGGATAAAGGCATTTTATTGATTGTTGATGAAGTGCAAACAGGTATCGGCAGAACAGGAACGCGTTATGCATATGAACAAACAGTCTTGAAGCCGAATATCGTGACATTAGCAAAAGGTTTAGGTGGAGGGTTCCCAGTAGGAGGAATGTTAGGGACAGCTGAATTATATGATACGTTTAGTCCGGGAACGCATGGTACTACTTTTGGTGGGAATCCTTTAGCAATGCGTGTTGCTGAAACTGTCCTCGCTAACGTTTTTGAGCCAAGTTTTTTAGAAAATGTGCAAGAATTATCATCCTATTTTGTGAAGCAACTCCAAGCCAATTTACCGACAGGCTATACAGTACAAGGTCAAGGTTTATTACTTGGGATTGGTTGTGGCGATACGGAAGTAGCACCTTTCATTACAGCAGCGGAGGACAAAGGTTTACTTCTTGTAGGAGCAGGCCCAAATGTTATTCGACTTTTACCACCGCTTACGGTGTCTAAAACAGAGATTGACGAAGCAGTAGAAATTTTAAAAACGATTTTACAGTAGGTAGAATAAAAGAGTGTT
The genomic region above belongs to Lysinibacillus sp. FSL W8-0992 and contains:
- the argJ gene encoding bifunctional glutamate N-acetyltransferase/amino-acid acetyltransferase ArgJ, with protein sequence MTLTASTNVMKKLSSKNIVSPKGFKAAGIHCGLKHKKKDLAILVSDVPASVAGVFTTNAVQAAPLKVTKEVVYTTKKIQAMIVNSGNANACTGKQGVKDAQTMQALAAEKLGITANLVGVCSTGVIGEIMNMEPVTSGISQLEPKDSLESAIDFAQAILTTDTVMKNTSYSTIIDGKEIIIAGVAKGSGMIEPNMATMLGFITTDANIESDVLQEALSEITNLTFNAITVDGDTSTNDTVVVMANGVAGNELLTSTHPDWHNFYYTLKTVAEDLAKMIAKDGEGATKLIEVEVEGAVSDDEARKIAKTVVGSPLVKTAVFGCDANWGRIIAAVGYSGATVDSDKITIQIGGATMVENGEPIAFSEDELIQILKMHEVKIFVSLGIGEGKGHAWGCDLTYDYVQINASYRS
- the argB gene encoding acetylglutamate kinase, with translation MTTFKSMHLTARKRMVIKLGGSTLEGLNEAFFENFKKLQDSGVELIITHGGGPAINRELAARNIESHALNGIRVTSAAAIDIVQSTLIGNVNPSLVHELTTAGIAAVGLNGFDGQLLVADFLDKETYGFVGEVQSVNTSLLEALITAGIVPVIACVGANHTGQALNINGDTVASEVALAIGAESLLLVTDVSGIRIQDEYQTEVTPPLIAQWIEEGHIYGGMIPKVQGAIECLNAGIPSVQIVGDTLVGTTILP
- a CDS encoding acetylornithine transaminase, whose protein sequence is MSALFGNYGKRRAQIVKGQGTVVQDSDGKKYLDFTSGIAVVSLGHAHPAIVKAIQEQSETLWHMSNLFDIPGQEKVAQKLVANTHFTYAFFCNSGAEANEAAIKLARKHTGKHHIITFEKSFHGRTFGAMSATGQGKVHNGFGPLVDKFTILPFNDVKVLEATIDDSVAAIMLEMIQGEGGVNSVSPEFAAAIAKICEDKGILLIVDEVQTGIGRTGTRYAYEQTVLKPNIVTLAKGLGGGFPVGGMLGTAELYDTFSPGTHGTTFGGNPLAMRVAETVLANVFEPSFLENVQELSSYFVKQLQANLPTGYTVQGQGLLLGIGCGDTEVAPFITAAEDKGLLLVGAGPNVIRLLPPLTVSKTEIDEAVEILKTILQ